GTATTGGATCTTTATTTGGCACTTCAAATTCACATACCTGTTGCTAAAATTGTTCTTAGTAACAATGAAGAAAAATCTCATTATAAAGCTTGGAAAAAGTTAAACAAAATATCTTCATGCAAATGAGCATAGCAAATAGCATCAAGTCAGCTCTTTTCAAGACTGATAATGCTAAAGAATTTATGAAGCTTGTAGAAGAGCGCTCCTAAAATACTGATAAGTCTCTGGTTGGAATATTAATGGATaccaaggttgcgagaaccggaccggtcatcGAACCGGTCAAGTGACTGGTTCAATGGTTCAATGGTTCAACCGGAGTTGAACCGTGGTtgaaccggtttaattaaatatataataaaattataaaaaaaaatcaaaacataattttaaaaagttaaatgcaataatttttaaactaataagattcaaaatttaataatttcacaaaataaaCAATACATAATTCATCATTAAAAGGTCAAAGACAACTTCAAATGTCAAAGTTTATAACTAAAGAAATTAAAACGCACATAAATGACAAACATAATGTTTTGCAACCAAAAGAAACAATATTCAACAAATAATACTTCAACTAAACAAAGACACTAGAAGTCATAATCATCATTAAGTGTTCCGATGTCTCCATCATAAACAGGTAATCCAAAGCCAGCATCTTCAGAAATAGTATTTGAGGATTCAATTACAACATCAGGCATATCCACTTCAACTTCCATGTCTCCACCATCTAATAAAATGGAAAGAGAACGCAATAAGAAATCAATATTGATGACATGTATCTTTATGGAAGGAAACAAAGTTTGCTATGTCACTCACCATTAGGATAGGAAGGCATAGCATTATCAGTGTATATTAAACTTTCAATGCCTTCAACATCTCCATTAGTAAATTCAGGATCATCCTCATCTGCCATTACCCAAAAATCTACCGTGTCAATGCTTTGAATGTCAATTGGATCATAATTCCTCTTCTTTCGATGCAACCTAGATTGAAGGCGTAGGTTATAGGTGACATAAACAATGTCACTCAGCCTTTGATGCTCTAACCGGTTCCTCCTCTTTGAATGGATTTGTTCAAAAAGGCTCCAGTTCCTCTCACATCCAGATGAAGAAGaggtttgatgaagaagacggACTGCCATTTTTTGCAAATTAGGAGCACTCCCACCGTGTAGCCTCCACCATTCACCTACGTAGATACAAAAATCAAATACTTTTAATGTTTATCACCCaacatattaaaatttgaaactaaAGTACTAAACTGAACTTGGATATGAAATAACAAATAAGTCAAATAACTTACCAGGTTCGAGTCTTGATGTCGATCTCTTagcactttccctcccaaaactTTCTTTACAATCTCGATACAGCTGTATCTCTTGCATTGCAGCAACTGAATCATCACAAAGTGTTTCAacatcaagcaaatcaagtaaAGATCTCAAAACATTTGCCTTCTCAACAAAACCCTCACTATAGAAAATGCTTGGATTTAAAAAGTACGCTGCCGCATGGAGATCACGCTTCAAATGCTTATCCCACCTCATTTTCAAGATACTCGTGTATGGCGTATAAGCAGCTTTTCGATTTCTGAACATTGTCTTGATAGCATTTTTTGCTCTTTGCATGCCTTCATACACGATTCCCAAAGAGGGTTTTTCATCAGCATCAACAAGCCTCAACAACTTAATAAGAGGACCAACAATTTTCACAGTGGTAACACAGTCTTGCCAAAACTTACTGTCCAAGACAATTGAACTAACAATCTTTCCATTAGCACTTTTGGATAACTTATGAGAGGTGAAATATTTGTCCACCATCAATGCCTGCAAATCTTCTTTGTGATCATATATACTTTTCAAAGTAATGAAAACAGTGGCAAAACGTGTGACTCCTGGTCGAACAATTTCTGTCCAACTTTTTCGTTTTCTAAGCCAAGACAATAAGATCATATGATTGTAGACAAACACAGTCACTTTTGAAGCACGGGAAGCAAGGTCAGCTATGTGAGGAAGACTTGCAATATCTTTCAAAATAAGATTGATACAATGGGCAGCATAAGGAGACCAAAATATATTTGGGTATTTTTCATGAATAAGTTTTCCAGCAGACACATAATTAGCAGCATTATCAGTGACCACATGCACAATGTTACTAGGCCCAACCCACTCAATAACATCagcaaacaaattaaacaatgCATTGGCAGTTTTTATCACATCAGAAGCATCAACAGTCTTAACAAATGACATACCAGCAGGACAATAAACTAGAAAGTTAATTAAAGTTCGTTGCCTTTGATCAGTCCACCCATCTGCCATCAGTGTACAACCAGTGCTTTTCCATGAGCTCCTATACTTTTCAACCAGCAACTGACACTCTCTCTTGAGATCAGCCAGCAAATGAACTCTCATTTCATCATATGACGGTCCCTTGAAACCAGGTCCAATTGCAGCAACACCATCCAATGCAGGTTGGAAGTAAGGTGATTGAATTGCATTGAAAGGAATACGTGCATCAACAATCCACTTGGCAAGTCCCAACTTAGCCTTGTGCACAATTTCTTTACTAGCCAAAACACTTTTCAAAGTTGGTTGAGATCCTGGAGTAGTCCTTTCTTTAAAGTAACTTCCAATTTGTGTAGCAACTACAGCTCTTCTCTTTCCTTTGTCTCCCGTTGTTGTATGAACAGCAACTTGTACAGGGTTAGGCGATTCAGCCTCTTGTGCAGGTGCTTCCCCACCATAAGACTCCTcctcaaattttcttttttccatcttattttttttgttttccatcaGAATCCTTTTGAATTGAAGTTTAACTTCTTCAGTGACCTTGCTACATACTTTAATTTGTCCAGGAATTTTCGCAAGATGATATTTCATCCTATATATCCCCCCTCCATTATAAGTATTCAAACAAAAGATACATGTATATTGTGCCTTATGATTCTTATCATATTTCACAGTGAAATATTCCCAAGCAGGGTCAGATTTTCCTCGAGAAGAACCTGTCTGAGATTCTTGTACAGCattatgttgttgttgttgatcaTTTTGGGACTGTTCCATCTAAATTCAGAATGCCAGCAACATACAATTTATTCACTTTATTCAACCAAGAACAGAATTTAATCAACCAAGAACACAGAACTTAATCAATTTATTCAACATACAACAGCCTTAATAATTTGAAGCACAGAACAAAAAAAACCAACAAAATTTAATAACAGAGCAGAGTTCATTATTAACAGAGCATAGTTCATTATCCACCCTAACAACCGAAATTAACAATCAAAAATTAACAGAACAGAAATCATTATCAACCAAGAAGTCAAGAACACAGAACTTAATCAAATTATCCAACATACAACAGCCTTAATAATTTGAAGCacagaacaaaaaaaataaaatttaataacagAGCTTAACAACCGAGCAGGAAGCacaaccctaaaccctaacatCAGAAGCCTTGAACTGGTTCAACCCAGAGGCCAGAACGAACTAACCTCGAAGGAGAGAAGACGACCAGCGACGGTAAGCGAGCACGAAGCAGAGAAGACGACCAGTGATGGACGAGCGACGGTGAGCGACCCTGGAAGCAGAGAAGACGACGAGTGACCCACGACCCGCGAGTCCAGCCTCGACGCAGACAAGACGACCACCTCCGCCGTCTGCAGCTCCGATTAGGGTGGCTGTCTTCGAAACAGAGAAGACGACTAGTGATGGACGAGCGACGGTGAGCGACCCTGGAAGCAGAGAAGACGACGAGTGACCCACGACCCGCGAGTCCAGCCTCGACGCAGACAAGACGACCACCTCCGCCGTCTGCAGCTCCGATTAGGGTGGCTGTCTTCGAAACAAAGGTGAAGGGATTTTGGCTTTAGGTTAGTTTTGGAGATTTGGGGGAAAATGGGAAATGTCGAAGGGAAGGGGGAAGCAGCTTCAGATATTGgctgttttaatttttttttttttaagttaatacGACGCCGTTTTCAGGGGGCTGGGAGAGAACCGGCGTTGACAAAAACCGGGCCGGTTCGCCGGTTAACCACCGGTTCGGCCGGTTTTTCCACCGGTTTTTTGCAGGGCGGTTTTCCATGTGGACCGGA
The genomic region above belongs to Arachis stenosperma cultivar V10309 chromosome 5, arast.V10309.gnm1.PFL2, whole genome shotgun sequence and contains:
- the LOC130980723 gene encoding uncharacterized protein LOC130980723, which gives rise to MEKRKFEEESYGGEAPAQEAESPNPVQVAVHTTTGDKGKRRAVVATQIGSYFKERTTPGSQPTLKSVLASKEIVHKAKLGLAKWIVDARIPFNAIQSPYFQPALDGVAAIGPGFKGPSYDEMRVHLLADLKRECQLLVEKYRSSWKSTGCTLMADGWTDQRQRTLINFLVYCPAGMSFVKTVDASDVIKTANALFNLFADVIEWVGPSNIVHVVTDNAANYVSAGKLIHEKYPNIFWSPYAAHCINLILKDIASLPHIADLASRASKVTVFVYNHMILLSWLRKRKSWTEIVRPGVTRFATVFITLKSIYDHKEDLQALMVDKYFTSHKLSKSANGKIVSSIVLDSKFWQDCVTTVKIVGPLIKLLRLVDADEKPSLGIVYEGMQRAKNAIKTMFRNRKAAYTPYTSILKMRWDKHLKRDLHAAAYFLNPSIFYSEGFVEKANVLRSLLDLLDVETLCDDSVAAMQEIQLYRDCKESFGRESAKRSTSRLEPGEWWRLHGGSAPNLQKMAVRLLHQTSSSSGCCIERRGIMIQLTFKALTR